Within Elusimicrobiota bacterium, the genomic segment GGATCGAGTACGTGGCCGAGGGCGATATAGGCGTCATTGCCTGAGGCGTCGGATAAAAGGCCCAAGCCACCCGGCGCGCCCGCCCCTTGTCCGAAATAACCCAGGCGATAGATGTCTGCGCCGTTGCGGTCGATGAGCAGACCCAAACCCCAGGCTCCGGCTCCTTGCGCAAACGCCCGGGCGACGTACGCATCATCGCCTTCTTGGTCCTCAAGGATGCCGACGCCGAACAGGCCGCAGCCCTGGGCCATATCTTGCGCCGAATAAACATCTCGTCCCTGCGCGTCGATTAAAATATCGATGCCGTAAATACCGCAGGCCCCAGGCCCCCTGTAAACGTCGTTGCCGCCTAAATCAATAATGACGCGCACGCCCTGAGCTTCATCGAGTTCATAAACGTCGTTGCCGCCTAAGTCGAGCAGCAGCAAGGCCGGACCCTGATGTTGATCTGCTCCTGTTCCGGCAAGAACAATGGGTCCGTAGGGCGTCTCCAAGCGCGAGGGTTTGACGGCCGAAGGCTCGCGGCGCGCGATTTCTTTTAATCGTTCCAGTTCAGCTTCAAGAACCGTGGTCAGTTCACGGGCATTAAGGATAACCTGCGCCTTTGGGAATCCCTCAATGGTTTTGAACCGTTGTTCGGTTTTCTCCCACCAAACTTCTTGCGGCGGTTGGAGATTCTCCAACGGCGCTTCATCACCGATGAGCTGGGGTTTGATGTAATCGAGCAGTTCCCGGCGTTTGCTTGCCGGAATTGCGGACCAAAGGGTTTGATTTGTTTCAGCGGCGCGCCCGATCGCGTGAATAATCCGGGCAAGCGGTTCCGGGATTTCAGCCGGAATTTCGATTGAAACGGCCGGCTGCGCGCCGCCGCTTTTGGCGCGGCCGCCAAGCAATTGAAGCGATTCATCGAGCAGCCCGGAAATTTTTTCCCGGCGGATGATATTGAGTGCTTGGGTTTGGGACTTGGATAAAGCCGATGACGGATCATCAAGTAAAGCCGCTGGCCATGAGAGCCGGAAAGGATCGGGGATTTGCTCGTGTCTTAATTTTAAATCAGAGCGTTCCAGGTGCATACGTTGGAGCGTGTCCGTCAAAAGCTCCCCATGCAATGGCTGCCCAGCCGTTAGGACCGCCGCGAGGATAAGGGTAATCAATCGGTGAAGGGTCTATTCGACGTCTTTGTAGAGGACGTGGGTCGGCAGAGGTTTGCGGCCGGCATAGCCTTCTTCAAGGCCGTGATAGCAGGAAATATTTTCTTCGCCGTATTTCCAGCAAAGATAGACCTCGCGGCCGTTGAGGCGGTAGGGAAAATCCACCAGGCATGGGTCGAGGCCCTTGGCCATGGCGCCCATTTTGCCGATTTGTTCAAGCTGTTCTTTGATCTGGGCGACCAGAAATTCGGCTTGAGCCCGGGCAATGGCCACATTGGCGGCATTGGCCTTGGGGCTTTTTTCCAGACGATGGTAATCCATCACTTTTTTTCTGGCCTGGGTTTTGAGTTTGAGCACCCAGCTCATGATTTCCTGGAGCCGGGGAAGCAGGGACTCCGCTTCATCGTGTGAAAAATACCTCACATCTTCATTATAGCGAAATCGCCGGACTTGGGGCTTGGCAACGAAGAATTCAGCGCCGCGGTTGCGCGAGGCTATTTCGAGCGGCTATTGTTTTGGGCGTTTTTATCGGCGCGGGTGACGGATTCAAGCTCTTGAAGGTCGCTTTCAAGCGAGCGCGCCGTCCTGACCAACCCGACGATTTCGTCATTGGCTTGGCGCGAGAATTCGACAGCCCTCTGCATTTCATCCGTTTCCCCGTGGCTGACGCCGGCGCGCATGAGAAGGCGGGCATGTTTGATTTTCGGCAGATGCGTTTGTTGAATCAGGTGGCCGTAGCTGGCCATTTTGTTTCTGATGTCTTGAGCCCGGATGGCATAATCTTCGGCTTTATAGGCGTTGTCCTGCCAATGAGTGATCGAATGCGTGTAGTGGCCGTAATCCTGGCGATTAGCCAGATAATCCAAATGGCCGCCCAACTCTTTCAAGCGATTATCCCAATAAGCGCTGATCTGGCTGGCTTTGGCCGATAGTTGACCGAAGGCTTTGAGCGATTTCGAGGCGAAGTCTTCATGGCGTTTGATTTCCCGTTCGACTTTAATGCGTCCGGTGGTATAGCGAACGTCCACGTGACCATCGTGATAATAAAGGGAAGACGGCCCCTCCTCCGGTTGAGAGCCGTAGGTCATCAGCAGAGTCGCTCCCGGGCTTGAATCTTGCGTGGGGCTAAACAGCGGGCGAGCCTCCAATTCCCGCTCGCCGTCATAATGGTCATGGTGAGCGTTGTTGTGATGTTGTAGATCGTTGTGAGAACGGGCCGAGTGATGGACGCATCCGGAAAGGGCGACGCCGGCGGCTAAACAAAAAGAAACCAGGTTGTTTGGTTCGCGATTCGTTTTAGGAGCGTATTTCTGCATGTTGCCTCCTGATTTCCGGCCGTTTCTCCCCTCCGACGGCCTTCTAATTGGTTATCAGGAAAGCGGCATTTTTTCAAGGGGTAATTTTTCACTACCTCAACCAGCCTCGCAGCTTTTCTTTGCGCGTTTCAATGAGCGTCCAGGCGTCTTTTTTCTCCAGGATGCGCACGAAACGTCCTTCGGGAATCTGCACCGTCACCGGCAGGTTTTCCGAAGGGCCGGAGCGAAGCAGCCCCGGGACTTTAATGACGGCCCATTCGCGCCGCCCGGCCAGCACGTGAGAAGCGGCTATGGCCGATGTCAGCGCCAGCGTCGCGCTCAGAGCCCAGAGCCCTTGGCGGACGGTGTCGGTCATTTTCAGGCCGATTCGAAATTTGGCGGCGATCAACGCCAGAGCCAGCAGCCACCAGCAAATCAGGCTCAGCGCCACCCATTCCGTTTTGGTCAGCACATGCCAAACCAGGTAGAGCCCCACCGGGACGCCGGGCGGCGCAAAGACATCGCCGGTTTTTTGCGCGGCCAAATTAAGATTTTTGACGATGTTGGGGTTCCTTGGATTAAGTTCAAAGGCTCGCCAGTAATATTCCAGAGCTTCGGGATAACTGTTCGCCCTGAAATGGGCGTTGGCGGCATTGTAGTGGGTTTCCCAGAGAGCCGGATGTTCCTGCGCGGCGTGCTGGTAAAACTCGGCCGCTTTGGAGAAATCCCCGTCTTTGTAGGCTTGGGCCGCTTCCAGCCAGAGAGCCGGAAAGTGTTCGTCATGCGACTGGGCGAAACCAACGCAGGAGAAGGCCGCGTGAATGATGAGCGCCGCGACAATCGTCATGATCCTCATTTGCGCAGCTTCTCCAAAATAGTTTTGAGGCGCTGGACATTGCCCAGAAGCTCTTCAAGCATGGCCGGGCTTTTTTCTTTGGCCGGCGCAAAGCGCAGGAAATGAATGGTTTCCAAAGTGCGTCCGATCAACTCCTCTTCTTCATGCGAAATGCTTCCTGCCGCTCGTCTTGAAATTTCAGCGACTACGGCTTTCGACGTCAATTGAACGGCGGAGAGGCCTAATAATTCATGGACGGCGCTTTCCAGGGCGGTCCCCAAATGGCTTAAGGCGGGCACCGTATCGCCTTTTTTAGCCAGGGATTGGGCCTGTTTGACCGCGTCCGAGAGGCGTTCCAAAGGGCGCTTTTTGCGCAACTGTTTTTTTTCTTTCATGGTTTGCGCCAGCGTCATGGCCAGCCACAGGGCCAAGGGCAAAGGGCCGGTCACGGGCCAGGAGCGGGCTAGGCGCGTGATGGCTGCGGCCAATGGCCGGGGCGCGGGCGTTTCTTCGATGATGAATTCGATATCCTCGCTGATTTTTTTTGTCTCTTTGGAGGAGCCTGTTCCCGAGGCCTGGCGGATGGGTTCGCCGGTGACCTTGAGCGCCATGGGCGGGGTTTCTTTGCGCGCGTATTCTTTTGTTTTCGGATCGAAGTAGACGAAACGAATCGGCGGGATGGTCAGCGTCGGCCGTCCGGGAACCTGCGGGATGAGGAGCATCTTATAGACTTTTTTTCCGGTGATGACGCCCTTGTCCTTTGAGATGGTTTCTGATTTTTCGGTCTCATAGGACCTGAAGACGCCGTCGAGATTGGGATAGTAGGGGCTGGGCAGGCTCCGGATATTGCCCTGGCCGGAGATCGTGACCGTCATGGTGAGCGATTCGCCGACTTTGATATCCTTTTTATCGAGTTCCGCTTGGATGTCGAATTGCCCGACCGCGCCGGAAAAATCCTTGGGGCGGCCTTGCGTCGGCAGGGGCAGGCCGGTGATGGCCACGGGTTTAGTTTCCAAGGCATGCGTTTCCCCGCCGCCCATGCCTAGGAATTGCTGTAAAAATTTAGGGTCGAAGGGATCCGTGCCCAACCCCGCGCCGTGACTTTCCAACTCGACCCTGATTTTAGCCGGACCGATTTCCAATTTTCCGCTGGTGGTCGGGAACAAAATCATCGGAATCTCCGTGACATGATAATTGACGCCGTTGATCGTCGCCGGGTAGGTTTTTTGCGGTAGTTCTTCATGCCAAAAACCGCTGACATTGGGCGGCGCATATTGCGGCTGGGATAAAAATCCGACGCGGGTGTGAAAGTAAACCGCGAATTTGACGGGTTCGCCCACGAAGGCTTCTTTTTTGTCCGTTCTGGCATCCACGAACACAATGGGCGCGGGTTCGGCCGATTGCGGCGCGGACGGCGCCGCGCCGGGCGAGGGGGCTGATTTCTTGGGAGCGCCGCCTCCCTGCTGGCGCGCTTGCTTGTCGTTGAGCATGTCCTGAAGAGAGCGCCGGAATGCCGGCGCGGGGAATGCTTTCAAGACTCCCTGCGGGGTGCCGGGAATCTGCATATTTTTTTGATCAGCGATCTCCAGGCTGACGATTTCCGACGTGATGGCTTGGCCCCCGCCGACGTCCAGGCGCGCCGGACCCAATTTATACGATCCGGGTTTGGATGCGGAGAGAACCAGGGTGTAAACCACGGACGTCGTCATGTTCCAGTTGACGATTTCTATTTTTTGGCTTTTTGACTGAGAGAGGACGGAAAATTCCGGGGGTATGGTGATCTTGGGCTCCCCTAATCCGCCGGCGCTGCCCACGACCGCCACTTCCATCGCCACGTTTTCACCCAAGGCCATTTTGCCCTTTTCAAGGCGCAGGGTCAGCTTGATATCCGCCGACAACGGCGGGACGATTGCCATGGCCGGCAACAATAACAGAAACAGCCTCAAAACCCGCCTACCAGTCATTATCCACCGTGGGCTCTTGCGGCTTTTTCCGTTTCATTTTGCGGGCTTGATTCATCTGTTCCTGCTCGTAGCTTTGCAGCAGGGATTCCATCTCCTGTTGCTTCATCTGAGGCTGCTGCTGTTGGTTTTGATCCTGTTCGTTTTTGTCGTCGTTTTGATTTTGCTCTCCCCCGCCGCCGCCTTGTCCGCCCGGATTGTTTTGATTGTCCGGGGGCTTCACTTGGCGCATGGCCAGCGCCAGGTTGTGGCGCGCTTCTTCATCCCTGGGATTCAAGAGCAGGGCTTTTTTATAAGCCTCGATCGCCTCCTCCATTTTGCCTTGGCGAAAGTAGATATTGCCCGCGTTGTAGTGGCTTTCCGCCTGCAGCTTGACGTCTTTGCCGGCGAGGCCTCGGGATTGATTGAACGATTGCGAGGCGGTTTCCATGTCGTTGAGTTTGTAAGCGGCGCAGCCTTTGTTGAATTGAATGACGGGATTTTTCGGATCGAGATTCCCCGCCTGATTGAATGAATTCCATGCGGATTGATAATCGCCTTTTTTGTATTCGTCCACGCCTTTTCTAGTCGGCGCTTTCCAATTGGCGCCATAGGACAAGCTCATGGGCAGGAAGGCTGCCGGCAACAGGAGAAAAAACTTTTTGGGCGTCTTCATTTTCTTTTTCTTTCGGGAAGCGCGAATTCGGCCAGCAACAACAAGAAGCCCAGGCCCAGCGGTATCTGGTATCTGTTCTCCAGCCTCATTTCTTGTCCTTTGCCTTTTTTGGCATCCGCTTCTTCCGCGATATTTTTTAACTCGGCCTGGGGATCCGTGTTGTTATCGAGCCGGATGAAGCGCCCGCCTGTCTGGCGCGCCAATCCCTCCAGGGAATCCCCTTTGGCCCTGGTCAAGACCGTCTGTCCGCTCCTATCTTTTTTATACCCTAAAAAGTTCCCATTTTCATCCCTCTGTGGGATGGGCTCCCCTTCCGGGCTTCCGGTCCATAACACGGAAACGCGGATGCGGTTTTTGACCAGCTCGCCGATCATGGCCCGCGCGTCGCCTTCATGGTCTTCCCCGTCCGTGGCCACGAGAACATGGCGGTCGCCGCCGGCTTTAGACAAAATCGCTTGGGCTGTTTTCAGGGCGGCGGCGATATTGGTGCCTGGATGAGGCAGAGTGCCGGGCGCCACCGTTTCAAGAATAAAGCGCAGGGCATTGGCGTCCAAGGTCAGCGGGCATTGCAGATAAGCGCGCCCCGCGAACGTCACCAGGCCCACTCGCATGGGCGCCTGGCCGTTTTTTTTCGTGAAGGCCTCCACCATTTCAAGCTTCGAGCGTTCGAAACGGTTGGGCTTGACGTCCTGGGCGAGCATGGATTCCGACACATCGAGACAGATCATCAGATTGCTGCCCAGCAGCGGCACGTCCCGGCTTTTGATCCCCCATTGCGGTCCGGCCATGGCCAGGGCGATCAAAAGAAGCCCTGCGGCGACAAGAACGGCTTTTGATCCGCGCCGGTCCGACGACTCATCTCCGGCCAGCGCGCGTCGCAGTTTCGGCGCAGCCACGATCAGGGAAAGAAGCCGCCGGCGTTTGCCCGGTATCCAGCGCGTCAAGGCCAAGGCCGACAGCAGAGCGTAGAAAACGAGCCATAAGAATTTGGGGAAGGCGAAAATATCCATCATGGCAGCGTCAGCAGCAGCGTGCCTCGCAAAAGAATTTCCGTTCCCAGGAAAAACATGGCCACCAGCAGCAGCGGCGGATACAATTCTTCGAACTGATGCCGTTTGGGCGGCGTGACCTCGGTTTTCTCAAGCCTGTTGATTTCATCGAAGATCGCTTTGAGCTCGGAAAGCTCGCTGGCGCGGAAATATTTGCCGCCGGTCGACTCCGCGATTTTAATCAGGGTTTCTTCGTCGATTTCTTCTTCCGGGCGGTGCACGTAGCGCGTGCCGAAGATCGGATCCACGACCGGATAAATTCCCCCGCCTTTTCGTCCTGCGCCGATCGTATAGACCTTGACCCCCATGGCTTGGGCGGTTTTGGCTGCGGTCATGGGATCAACCGAGCCCGCGTTGTTTTTGCCGTCCGTCAGAAGAATGACGGTCTTGCTTAAACTCGGGATTCTTTTTAAATGCGTGAGCGTGGTCATCAGGCCCGATCCGATCGCGGTTCCTTCCGTCTGCGTCATGCCGATTTCAATGTGTTTTAGGAACGTGCCGACCGCCTCCTTGTCCAAGGTCGGCGGGCAGACCAAAAGGCCGGCCCCGCCGAAAACAACAAGCCCCATCCTGTCCGTTTTTCTTTTTTCGATGAAATCAGCCGCGATTTTTTTCGCGGCCTGCAGGCGATTGAAAGGCTGGAAATCGAGCGCTTCCATGGAAGCCGAGGTGTCGAGGGCCAGGATAATATCCACGCCCAGCAAAGGCTCCATTTCTTCGACGGTTACTTTTTGCGGCCGGGCCAGGGCCAGGGCCAGGGTGATGAAGGCCAGGAATCTCAGAACGCCCAGGGCGGCCGGCGTCGAATGGCGGGGTTCCAAGCCGAATTTTTCTTTCAGCAGGGCCCAGGAAAAAAGGGCCTTCGAATAAAGAATCGTGGCCTTGGGGTTGAAGCCCCGGCGATCGAGCATAATAATGAAGAGGAAACAGATGATGACCAGGCTCAGGGCGGCAAGACCCAGCCAGGGCGTCGCTAGAGTGATGCCGGTGGTCATTGACGATCCCCGCCGTCGGTTTGGGCTTCGGTTCGAGGGGGTTGTCCGGACGCCGGCTCAGGGTCGGGCGCCCGGCGATGATCGCCGACGAAGGCGGCCAGAGCTTCAAT encodes:
- a CDS encoding DUF2203 domain-containing protein; the protein is MRYFSHDEAESLLPRLQEIMSWVLKLKTQARKKVMDYHRLEKSPKANAANVAIARAQAEFLVAQIKEQLEQIGKMGAMAKGLDPCLVDFPYRLNGREVYLCWKYGEENISCYHGLEEGYAGRKPLPTHVLYKDVE
- a CDS encoding tetratricopeptide repeat protein, yielding MRIMTIVAALIIHAAFSCVGFAQSHDEHFPALWLEAAQAYKDGDFSKAAEFYQHAAQEHPALWETHYNAANAHFRANSYPEALEYYWRAFELNPRNPNIVKNLNLAAQKTGDVFAPPGVPVGLYLVWHVLTKTEWVALSLICWWLLALALIAAKFRIGLKMTDTVRQGLWALSATLALTSAIAASHVLAGRREWAVIKVPGLLRSGPSENLPVTVQIPEGRFVRILEKKDAWTLIETRKEKLRGWLR
- a CDS encoding protein BatD; this translates as MRLFLLLLPAMAIVPPLSADIKLTLRLEKGKMALGENVAMEVAVVGSAGGLGEPKITIPPEFSVLSQSKSQKIEIVNWNMTTSVVYTLVLSASKPGSYKLGPARLDVGGGQAITSEIVSLEIADQKNMQIPGTPQGVLKAFPAPAFRRSLQDMLNDKQARQQGGGAPKKSAPSPGAAPSAPQSAEPAPIVFVDARTDKKEAFVGEPVKFAVYFHTRVGFLSQPQYAPPNVSGFWHEELPQKTYPATINGVNYHVTEIPMILFPTTSGKLEIGPAKIRVELESHGAGLGTDPFDPKFLQQFLGMGGGETHALETKPVAITGLPLPTQGRPKDFSGAVGQFDIQAELDKKDIKVGESLTMTVTISGQGNIRSLPSPYYPNLDGVFRSYETEKSETISKDKGVITGKKVYKMLLIPQVPGRPTLTIPPIRFVYFDPKTKEYARKETPPMALKVTGEPIRQASGTGSSKETKKISEDIEFIIEETPAPRPLAAAITRLARSWPVTGPLPLALWLAMTLAQTMKEKKQLRKKRPLERLSDAVKQAQSLAKKGDTVPALSHLGTALESAVHELLGLSAVQLTSKAVVAEISRRAAGSISHEEEELIGRTLETIHFLRFAPAKEKSPAMLEELLGNVQRLKTILEKLRK
- a CDS encoding tetratricopeptide repeat protein; amino-acid sequence: MKTPKKFFLLLPAAFLPMSLSYGANWKAPTRKGVDEYKKGDYQSAWNSFNQAGNLDPKNPVIQFNKGCAAYKLNDMETASQSFNQSRGLAGKDVKLQAESHYNAGNIYFRQGKMEEAIEAYKKALLLNPRDEEARHNLALAMRQVKPPDNQNNPGGQGGGGGEQNQNDDKNEQDQNQQQQPQMKQQEMESLLQSYEQEQMNQARKMKRKKPQEPTVDNDW
- a CDS encoding VWA domain-containing protein codes for the protein MMDIFAFPKFLWLVFYALLSALALTRWIPGKRRRLLSLIVAAPKLRRALAGDESSDRRGSKAVLVAAGLLLIALAMAGPQWGIKSRDVPLLGSNLMICLDVSESMLAQDVKPNRFERSKLEMVEAFTKKNGQAPMRVGLVTFAGRAYLQCPLTLDANALRFILETVAPGTLPHPGTNIAAALKTAQAILSKAGGDRHVLVATDGEDHEGDARAMIGELVKNRIRVSVLWTGSPEGEPIPQRDENGNFLGYKKDRSGQTVLTRAKGDSLEGLARQTGGRFIRLDNNTDPQAELKNIAEEADAKKGKGQEMRLENRYQIPLGLGFLLLLAEFALPERKRK
- a CDS encoding VWA domain-containing protein; the encoded protein is MTTGITLATPWLGLAALSLVIICFLFIIMLDRRGFNPKATILYSKALFSWALLKEKFGLEPRHSTPAALGVLRFLAFITLALALARPQKVTVEEMEPLLGVDIILALDTSASMEALDFQPFNRLQAAKKIAADFIEKRKTDRMGLVVFGGAGLLVCPPTLDKEAVGTFLKHIEIGMTQTEGTAIGSGLMTTLTHLKRIPSLSKTVILLTDGKNNAGSVDPMTAAKTAQAMGVKVYTIGAGRKGGGIYPVVDPIFGTRYVHRPEEEIDEETLIKIAESTGGKYFRASELSELKAIFDEINRLEKTEVTPPKRHQFEELYPPLLLVAMFFLGTEILLRGTLLLTLP